One Antarctobacter heliothermus DNA segment encodes these proteins:
- a CDS encoding rhodanese-like domain-containing protein, whose protein sequence is MKRAFALILCLSTAPLAAAPYAEHQEARPDLFDPATGYRVGRQRAPTPDDIPAPAVLVSPVEARDLLAAGAVALDVFGAQQSRFDELDGTWLVSQQRLSLPGAIWLPEVGRGQLSAVMQRYLAEGLTQATGGDMARPLVVYCVADCWMSWNAAQRIAAMGYARVHWFRLGTDGWLDMGGVLEPVDPVPVNVD, encoded by the coding sequence ATGAAACGCGCATTTGCCCTGATCCTGTGTCTGTCTACCGCGCCATTGGCGGCGGCCCCTTATGCCGAGCATCAAGAGGCGCGGCCGGATCTGTTTGACCCCGCGACGGGGTATCGCGTTGGGCGGCAGAGGGCGCCGACGCCTGACGACATTCCCGCGCCTGCGGTTCTGGTATCGCCGGTCGAGGCGCGCGACCTGCTGGCGGCGGGGGCCGTGGCGCTGGATGTCTTTGGCGCACAGCAGTCGCGGTTCGATGAGTTGGATGGCACCTGGCTGGTGTCGCAACAGCGGCTGAGCCTGCCCGGCGCGATCTGGCTGCCCGAGGTGGGGCGCGGGCAGTTGAGCGCGGTCATGCAGCGCTATCTGGCAGAGGGGCTGACGCAGGCGACGGGCGGCGACATGGCGCGGCCCTTGGTGGTGTACTGTGTCGCCGATTGCTGGATGAGTTGGAACGCCGCGCAGAGGATCGCAGCGATGGGGTATGCGCGTGTGCACTGGTTCCGGCTGGGCACGGACGGGTGGCTGGACATGGGCGGGGTGCTGGAGCCGGTCGATCCGGTGCCGGTCAACGTCGACTAG
- a CDS encoding UDP-glucose dehydrogenase family protein — protein sequence MKIAMIGTGYVGLVSGVCFSDFGHKVVCVDKDPRKIEMLERGEVPIYEPGLDVLMHKNVEAGRLSFTLDLKTAIDGADAVFIAVGTPTRRGDGHADLTYVMAAAEEIAKAATGYMVVVTKSTVPVGTNRKVKEVISAAVPGLDFDVASNPEFLREGAAIDDFMKPDRVVVGVESDRAKQVMADIYRPLYLRDFPIVTTDLESAEMIKYAANAFLATKITFINEIAALCEKVGADVKSVSKGMGMDGRIGNKFLHAGPGYGGSCFPKDTMALARIGQEHAAPISIVETVIKVNEDVKRRMIDKLADLCDGGFNGQTVAVLGVTFKPNTDDMRDAPSLTIVPALVGGGAKVRVVDPQGRREGEHLLPGVTWEEDPYAAAKGADLLVILTEWNEFRALDLSRLAGSMAQAKLADLRNIYAASDAAAAGFTAYESIGRVGLTS from the coding sequence ATGAAAATTGCCATGATCGGAACGGGCTATGTCGGCCTCGTTTCCGGAGTTTGTTTTTCGGATTTTGGACACAAAGTTGTCTGCGTGGACAAAGACCCCCGCAAGATAGAAATGTTGGAACGCGGCGAGGTGCCGATTTACGAGCCCGGCCTTGACGTGCTGATGCACAAGAACGTCGAGGCAGGCCGCCTGAGTTTCACGCTGGACCTCAAGACCGCCATCGACGGCGCGGATGCGGTGTTCATCGCCGTGGGCACCCCCACCCGGCGCGGTGACGGCCATGCGGACCTGACCTATGTCATGGCTGCGGCTGAGGAAATCGCCAAGGCGGCGACCGGCTATATGGTTGTCGTGACCAAATCGACAGTGCCCGTCGGCACCAACCGCAAGGTCAAAGAGGTGATCTCCGCCGCTGTCCCCGGCCTTGACTTCGACGTCGCGTCGAACCCGGAGTTCCTGCGCGAAGGCGCGGCCATCGACGACTTTATGAAACCGGACCGTGTGGTTGTCGGCGTCGAAAGCGACCGCGCAAAGCAGGTGATGGCGGATATCTACCGCCCGCTGTACTTGCGCGATTTCCCGATTGTCACCACCGATCTGGAATCGGCGGAGATGATCAAATACGCGGCCAACGCGTTTCTGGCGACCAAGATCACCTTTATCAATGAGATCGCCGCCCTGTGCGAAAAGGTCGGCGCGGATGTGAAATCCGTCTCCAAGGGCATGGGCATGGATGGCCGCATCGGGAACAAGTTCCTGCATGCCGGTCCCGGCTATGGCGGGTCGTGTTTCCCCAAGGACACCATGGCACTGGCCCGCATCGGTCAGGAACACGCGGCCCCCATCTCGATTGTCGAGACGGTCATCAAGGTCAATGAGGACGTCAAGCGCCGCATGATCGACAAGCTGGCCGATCTGTGTGACGGCGGCTTCAACGGCCAGACGGTCGCCGTGCTGGGCGTCACCTTCAAACCCAACACCGATGACATGCGCGACGCGCCGTCGCTGACCATCGTGCCTGCGTTGGTGGGTGGCGGGGCAAAGGTCCGCGTTGTCGATCCGCAAGGCCGCCGCGAAGGTGAGCATTTGCTGCCCGGCGTGACATGGGAGGAGGACCCCTATGCCGCCGCCAAGGGTGCCGATCTGCTGGTGATCCTGACCGAATGGAACGAATTCCGCGCGCTGGACCTGTCGCGCCTTGCCGGGTCCATGGCGCAGGCCAAACTGGCCGACCTGCGCAACATCTACGCGGCATCGGATGCGGCGGCAGCAGGCTTTACCGCCTATGAAAGCATCGGTCGTGTCGGCCTGACCAGCTAA
- a CDS encoding SH3 domain-containing protein, producing the protein MFKKAIAMAMALGLFAAPLASAQDKGPETNLPLPRFVSLKASEGNVRRGPSLTHRIDWVYKRRSMPLEITAEHGHWRRVRDRDGAGGWVHYSLLSGSRTVIIEQDMLSLYQREDPDSPVVARLELGVIARLGDCGPDWCKLTAKGYKGWADKTALWGVKPDEIRE; encoded by the coding sequence ATGTTCAAGAAAGCGATCGCCATGGCGATGGCGCTTGGCCTGTTTGCCGCGCCTTTGGCCTCGGCGCAGGACAAGGGGCCAGAGACAAACCTGCCTTTGCCGCGGTTTGTGTCGTTGAAGGCGTCCGAGGGCAACGTGCGGCGCGGGCCGTCGCTGACGCATCGGATCGACTGGGTGTACAAGCGGCGGTCGATGCCGCTGGAGATCACCGCCGAGCATGGCCATTGGCGGCGCGTGCGGGACCGCGACGGGGCCGGGGGATGGGTGCATTATTCGCTGCTGTCGGGGTCGAGGACGGTCATCATCGAGCAGGACATGTTGAGCCTGTATCAGCGCGAAGATCCGGACAGTCCGGTGGTGGCGCGGCTGGAATTGGGGGTGATCGCGCGGCTGGGCGATTGCGGTCCGGATTGGTGCAAACTGACGGCAAAGGGCTACAAGGGATGGGCCGACAAGACCGCATTGTGGGGGGTCAAACCGGACGAGATCCGCGAGTGA
- the kdsA gene encoding 3-deoxy-8-phosphooctulonate synthase — protein sequence MTDVSIGDYTVSNAAPFTLIAGPCQIETLDHARMLAERIAAAAEAAGVNWIFKASYDKANRSSLSGKRGIGMEEGLRVLSTIRSEFGVPVLTDVHAPDQCATVASAVDVLQIPAFLSRQTDLLLAAGETGAAINVKKGQFLAPWDMANVAAKIASTGNEKIMLCERGTSFGYNMLVSDMRSLPIMGETGYPVVFDATHSVQLPGGQGTSSGGQRQFVEPLARAALAVGCAAVFIETHEDPDNAPSDGPNMVPVDDLARLLKGLAAVDALTKAG from the coding sequence ATGACGGACGTTTCAATCGGGGACTATACCGTCTCCAACGCCGCCCCTTTCACCCTGATCGCCGGTCCCTGCCAAATCGAGACGCTGGATCACGCGCGGATGCTGGCCGAACGGATCGCGGCGGCAGCAGAGGCCGCAGGCGTGAACTGGATCTTCAAGGCCAGCTACGACAAGGCCAACCGCTCATCCCTGTCGGGCAAGCGCGGTATCGGCATGGAAGAGGGGCTGCGCGTCCTATCGACTATCCGGTCAGAATTCGGGGTTCCGGTGCTGACCGATGTGCACGCGCCCGACCAATGCGCCACTGTCGCCTCTGCCGTGGACGTGCTGCAAATCCCGGCCTTTCTGTCGCGGCAGACCGACCTGCTGCTGGCAGCCGGCGAAACCGGGGCCGCGATCAACGTCAAGAAGGGGCAGTTCCTGGCCCCTTGGGACATGGCCAATGTCGCGGCCAAGATCGCCTCGACCGGGAACGAAAAGATCATGCTCTGTGAGCGCGGCACTTCGTTTGGCTATAACATGCTGGTGTCGGACATGCGGTCGCTGCCGATCATGGGCGAGACCGGCTATCCGGTGGTCTTCGACGCAACCCATTCGGTGCAATTGCCCGGCGGACAGGGAACATCCTCTGGCGGGCAGCGCCAGTTTGTCGAACCGCTGGCCCGCGCCGCGCTGGCCGTGGGCTGCGCCGCTGTGTTTATCGAGACGCACGAAGACCCGGACAACGCGCCCAGCGACGGGCCGAACATGGTGCCGGTCGATGATCTGGCGCGCTTGTTGAAGGGTTTGGCGGCGGTGGATGCGCTGACCAAGGCGGGCTGA
- a CDS encoding Hint domain-containing protein: protein MATGYRGTFVISWAQTEIDGVQDAPLPALKVGAAWSWTGEPVRVDGPASVLQLGDESGDANIRPRAARMVRRLVGAALERDTPGRSSDVVDDGDPRHGDSCFVVTDGRKGYTVTLIPVGRHVPPLLMFLDEVPPSAVDLWVVHHARTVEPLEMPFDPGGAVICFTPRTRILTPTGSMPVGLLREGDLVQTKDSGAQPVCWIGSRRMSGARLFAMPSLRPIRLRAGALGLDQPNCDILVSPEHRMVVRGAAARALFNTPEVLVAARDLVDGQGIVQDMDIKEVTYVHLLLPRHEVLFADGVETESFHPANAALSSMDSADRTRLLQTLPGVAGNPQSYGAYARRNLSASEAAILMHEAA, encoded by the coding sequence ATGGCAACGGGCTATCGTGGCACGTTCGTCATCTCGTGGGCACAGACGGAAATCGACGGGGTGCAGGACGCGCCTCTTCCGGCGCTTAAGGTCGGGGCCGCGTGGTCCTGGACCGGAGAGCCGGTTCGGGTGGATGGGCCCGCGTCGGTATTGCAACTGGGCGATGAGAGTGGCGACGCAAACATTCGTCCGCGCGCGGCGCGCATGGTGCGGCGTCTTGTGGGCGCGGCGCTGGAACGCGACACGCCCGGACGATCATCTGACGTCGTGGACGACGGCGACCCCCGGCATGGCGATTCCTGTTTTGTCGTGACTGATGGGCGCAAGGGGTACACCGTGACCCTGATCCCGGTTGGACGACATGTGCCGCCTTTGCTGATGTTCCTGGATGAGGTGCCGCCCTCTGCGGTCGATCTCTGGGTGGTTCACCACGCTCGTACGGTCGAACCGCTGGAAATGCCCTTCGATCCCGGTGGGGCGGTGATCTGTTTCACGCCGCGCACCCGAATCCTCACTCCCACCGGGTCGATGCCTGTGGGTCTTCTGCGTGAGGGGGATCTGGTGCAGACCAAAGACAGCGGCGCACAGCCTGTTTGCTGGATTGGCAGCCGGCGCATGTCGGGCGCGCGGCTGTTTGCCATGCCCTCGCTGCGCCCGATCCGCCTGCGCGCCGGGGCGCTGGGGCTGGATCAGCCCAATTGCGACATCCTTGTCTCGCCAGAGCATCGCATGGTGGTGCGCGGCGCTGCGGCGCGGGCCTTGTTCAACACGCCAGAGGTGCTGGTCGCCGCGCGCGATCTGGTGGACGGGCAGGGCATCGTGCAGGACATGGACATCAAAGAGGTGACCTATGTGCATCTCCTGCTGCCCCGGCACGAGGTGCTGTTTGCCGATGGCGTCGAAACCGAGAGCTTTCATCCCGCCAACGCCGCGCTGTCCTCGATGGACAGCGCCGACCGCACGCGCCTGCTGCAAACCCTGCCCGGCGTGGCAGGCAACCCGCAATCCTACGGTGCCTACGCGCGGCGCAACCTGTCCGCGTCCGAGGCTGCAATCCTGATGCACGAGGCGGCATGA
- a CDS encoding quinoprotein relay system zinc metallohydrolase 1 encodes MLTRRTILGALAALPLAPRAFAQARLSYDLVAKPLADGIWMVEGATDHFSMQNGGAIVNITLIKGDSGLILIDTGSSRRYGEALVTLARSLDIRGISTVVNTHHHPDHFFGNQVFAGTPILALGETRQAALAEGEGFADNMYRILGDWMRGTEVVPPTDVIAGGDIRLDGRDFLALPLGGHTAADLALLDRRTGTLIAGDLVFHNRAPTTPSADLPRWIASLDALDAQKPALILPGHGPADPTGAAITQTRDYLRWLDTALRDGAQSGLDMVELMDTPLPERFATMGAQPQEYQRSVTHLFPGIELEELPRGN; translated from the coding sequence ATGCTGACACGTCGCACGATTCTGGGCGCGCTGGCCGCTCTGCCGCTGGCCCCGCGCGCCTTTGCACAGGCCCGTCTGTCCTATGATCTGGTCGCCAAGCCGCTGGCCGATGGTATCTGGATGGTCGAAGGCGCAACCGACCACTTCTCGATGCAGAACGGCGGCGCGATTGTGAACATCACCCTGATCAAGGGCGACAGCGGGCTGATTCTGATCGATACCGGATCATCGCGCCGCTATGGCGAGGCGCTGGTGACTCTCGCCCGCAGTCTGGACATTCGCGGCATCTCGACCGTGGTAAACACCCACCATCACCCCGACCATTTCTTTGGCAATCAGGTCTTTGCCGGGACGCCGATCCTTGCGCTGGGCGAGACGCGACAGGCCGCGCTGGCAGAGGGCGAAGGCTTTGCCGACAACATGTATCGTATTCTGGGCGACTGGATGCGCGGCACAGAGGTGGTGCCACCAACGGATGTGATCGCGGGCGGCGATATCCGTCTGGACGGCCGCGATTTCCTCGCTCTTCCGCTGGGCGGACACACGGCGGCGGATCTTGCCCTGCTGGACCGCCGGACAGGCACTCTGATCGCGGGCGACCTTGTGTTCCACAACCGCGCGCCGACCACACCCAGCGCCGACTTGCCGCGCTGGATCGCATCACTGGATGCGCTGGACGCGCAGAAACCGGCGCTGATCCTTCCTGGCCACGGCCCCGCCGACCCGACCGGGGCGGCGATCACCCAGACCCGCGACTACCTGCGCTGGCTCGACACCGCGCTGCGCGACGGCGCCCAGTCCGGTCTGGACATGGTCGAACTGATGGACACCCCCCTGCCAGAGCGGTTCGCCACCATGGGCGCGCAGCCGCAAGAGTATCAGCGCTCTGTCACCCACCTGTTCCCGGGGATCGAACTGGAAGAGCTGCCGCGCGGCAACTAG
- a CDS encoding KpsF/GutQ family sugar-phosphate isomerase, whose translation MTDSPSRVARTVLATESAALARLGDELPDSFDAVVARLLQVQGRVIVSGMGKSGHVANKIAATFASTGTPAQGVHPGEASHGDLGMITPSDAVILISNSGETRELADMIAHCARFSIPLVAMTKGADSTLSRAADFVLLMPDAPEACAIGMAPTTSTTMAMALGDALAVAMMQSRGFDRSSFAAFHPGGTLGAQLLHVSAVMHRGEELPLVQEDTPMSECLLVMSQKGFGVAALVDEGERLMGIITDGDLRRNMEGLMDRRAGQVATRGPLVTAPDTLLIEALGIMNTTKRTVLLVTDGDRLVGLLHIHDALRAGVA comes from the coding sequence ATGACAGACAGCCCTTCCCGGGTCGCCCGCACCGTCCTAGCCACCGAAAGCGCCGCATTGGCGCGGCTGGGCGATGAACTTCCCGACAGTTTTGACGCCGTCGTTGCCCGGCTGTTGCAGGTGCAGGGGCGCGTGATCGTGTCCGGCATGGGCAAATCCGGCCATGTGGCCAACAAGATCGCCGCCACCTTTGCGTCGACCGGCACGCCTGCGCAGGGCGTCCATCCGGGAGAGGCGAGCCATGGCGATCTGGGCATGATCACGCCGTCGGACGCGGTGATCCTGATTTCGAACTCTGGCGAGACGCGGGAACTGGCCGATATGATCGCCCATTGCGCGCGGTTCTCGATTCCGCTGGTGGCGATGACCAAGGGGGCGGACAGCACCCTGTCACGGGCGGCGGATTTTGTCCTGCTGATGCCCGACGCGCCAGAGGCCTGTGCCATCGGCATGGCGCCGACCACCTCGACGACGATGGCGATGGCGCTGGGGGATGCGTTGGCGGTGGCGATGATGCAGAGCCGGGGGTTCGACCGCTCCAGTTTCGCGGCCTTCCATCCCGGCGGGACTTTGGGGGCGCAACTGCTGCATGTCTCTGCCGTCATGCACCGGGGTGAGGAACTGCCACTCGTGCAAGAGGACACGCCGATGTCCGAATGCCTGCTGGTGATGAGCCAGAAGGGGTTCGGCGTGGCCGCGCTGGTCGATGAGGGTGAGCGGCTGATGGGCATCATCACCGACGGCGATTTGCGCCGCAACATGGAGGGGCTGATGGACCGCCGTGCGGGGCAGGTTGCCACGCGTGGACCGCTGGTCACCGCCCCCGACACCCTGCTGATCGAGGCGCTTGGCATCATGAACACGACGAAACGCACGGTCCTGCTGGTGACCGACGGTGACCGGCTGGTTGGCCTGCTGCACATCCACGACGCGCTGCGGGCGGGTGTGGCATGA
- a CDS encoding phosphomannomutase, whose amino-acid sequence MAPKFGTSGLRGLVVELTEPLVHDYVTAFLSACPHGGAVHVGRDLRPSSPQIAGWVIDAIRAAGLKAVDCGAVPTPALALSSLNAGAAAVMVTGSHIPADRNGLKFYVPTGEISKEDEALINRALGQTAPDAEQGSLTQADARAAYVARYTDAYGTEALQGLRVGVYQHSSVARDIMIDVVQALSGTAIAIARSDKFIPVDTEALDPDTKKLFAGWFAEHDLQVLISTDGDADRPMLVDDAQRVVPGDVLGAVTAASLGAKVICTPVSSNTMIDAEGVFDFAQITRTKIGSPFVIAAMEDALQADPAARVVGYEANGGFLLGFAAQAPTGKLAPLMTRDCLLPNLAPLVAARAAGQPLSALLDALPPRFTAADRIQGIATETSKAFIAKLTEDAAARAAFFAATGPESALDTTDGLRVTFANGDVVHLRPSGNAPEFRCYAEAGSRDTATALVDTYLGKLGATLSA is encoded by the coding sequence ATGGCCCCCAAATTCGGAACAAGCGGCCTGCGCGGCCTCGTCGTGGAACTGACCGAACCGCTGGTGCACGACTACGTCACCGCCTTTCTCAGCGCCTGCCCCCACGGCGGCGCGGTGCATGTGGGCCGCGACCTGCGCCCCTCGTCGCCGCAGATCGCAGGCTGGGTGATCGACGCCATCCGCGCGGCGGGCCTCAAAGCGGTGGACTGCGGCGCGGTCCCGACACCCGCGCTGGCGCTGTCCTCGCTGAACGCGGGCGCGGCGGCGGTCATGGTCACCGGCAGCCACATTCCTGCTGACCGCAACGGGCTGAAATTCTACGTCCCCACCGGCGAGATCTCCAAAGAGGATGAGGCGCTCATCAACAGGGCCCTCGGCCAAACCGCCCCCGACGCCGAACAAGGCAGCCTGACACAGGCCGACGCGCGCGCCGCCTATGTTGCCCGCTACACGGACGCCTACGGAACCGAGGCCCTGCAAGGGCTTCGCGTTGGCGTCTACCAACACAGTTCCGTCGCGCGCGACATCATGATCGACGTGGTTCAGGCGCTGAGCGGCACCGCCATCGCCATCGCCCGCTCAGACAAATTCATCCCGGTGGATACAGAGGCGCTCGACCCGGACACCAAGAAACTCTTCGCTGGATGGTTCGCCGAACACGACCTGCAAGTGCTGATCTCGACCGACGGCGACGCCGACCGCCCGATGCTGGTGGACGATGCGCAGCGCGTCGTACCGGGCGACGTTCTGGGCGCAGTGACCGCTGCCTCACTGGGGGCCAAGGTGATCTGCACGCCCGTCTCCTCCAACACCATGATCGACGCCGAGGGTGTCTTTGACTTTGCGCAAATCACCCGCACCAAAATCGGCTCTCCCTTTGTGATCGCTGCGATGGAGGATGCGTTGCAGGCCGATCCCGCCGCCCGCGTCGTGGGGTATGAGGCAAACGGCGGCTTCCTGCTGGGCTTTGCCGCCCAAGCACCCACCGGAAAGCTCGCGCCGCTGATGACCCGCGACTGCCTGCTGCCGAACCTCGCCCCGCTGGTTGCCGCCCGCGCCGCCGGTCAGCCGCTGTCGGCCCTGCTGGACGCGCTGCCGCCCCGCTTTACCGCCGCCGACCGCATTCAGGGAATTGCCACGGAAACCTCCAAGGCGTTCATCGCTAAACTGACCGAGGATGCCGCCGCCCGCGCGGCCTTCTTCGCCGCGACCGGCCCGGAATCCGCGCTGGACACAACCGACGGGCTGCGCGTGACCTTCGCCAATGGCGACGTGGTCCACCTGCGCCCCTCGGGCAACGCGCCAGAATTTCGCTGCTATGCAGAGGCCGGATCGCGGGACACCGCCACCGCACTGGTAGACACCTACCTTGGCAAACTGGGCGCAACGCTCAGCGCCTGA
- a CDS encoding quinoprotein dehydrogenase-associated SoxYZ-like carrier, which produces MFLRTTLVALLGLFAGAAIALDDPQTPLSDPMQSGMWDYHQKGLLGDPADIRFDDRVVLRAPASAEDSLNVPLLVDATAIPDVKRIVVSADYGPIPHILTYYPDQADAKLSLRFKIDQATAIRASVETHSGAWHVGSIYIDAAGGGCTAPAHAYANDDWEEKLGEVHGRLWSAAGRARLIVDHPMDTGLADGIPVFIIQDLSLQRDDGTQLARLELAEPVNEDPAFTFYFAKGALPASVKVVGRDNNGNRIRGVLSEGDLN; this is translated from the coding sequence ATGTTTCTTCGCACAACGCTGGTTGCGCTGCTGGGTCTCTTTGCGGGGGCGGCTATCGCGCTGGACGATCCACAGACCCCGCTGAGCGATCCGATGCAGTCGGGCATGTGGGATTATCACCAGAAGGGGCTTTTGGGTGATCCCGCCGACATCCGCTTTGACGATCGCGTGGTGTTGCGTGCGCCCGCCTCGGCCGAGGATAGCCTGAATGTCCCCCTGCTGGTCGACGCCACGGCGATCCCGGACGTCAAACGTATCGTGGTCAGTGCCGATTACGGCCCGATCCCGCACATCCTGACCTATTACCCCGATCAGGCCGACGCCAAGCTGTCGCTGCGGTTCAAGATTGATCAGGCCACCGCCATCCGCGCCAGCGTCGAGACGCACTCCGGCGCATGGCATGTCGGTTCAATCTATATCGACGCGGCGGGCGGTGGGTGCACTGCGCCTGCCCACGCCTATGCCAACGACGATTGGGAAGAGAAACTGGGTGAGGTACACGGGCGGCTTTGGTCCGCCGCCGGGCGCGCCCGCCTGATCGTGGATCACCCGATGGACACCGGATTGGCCGATGGCATCCCGGTGTTCATCATTCAGGATCTGTCCTTGCAACGGGATGACGGCACGCAACTGGCGCGGCTGGAACTGGCAGAGCCGGTGAATGAGGACCCGGCCTTTACCTTTTACTTTGCCAAGGGCGCACTGCCCGCCTCGGTCAAGGTGGTCGGGCGCGACAACAACGGCAACCGCATCCGCGGCGTTCTGAGCGAAGGTGACCTGAACTGA
- a CDS encoding 3-deoxy-manno-octulosonate cytidylyltransferase, whose product MSAVIFIPARYASTRYPGKPLVELTGATGEAKSLIQRSWEAAKAVKGADAVYVLTDDSRIAEAARGFGADVLMTSEHARNGTERCAEGVAQLQHTPDCVVNLQGDAPLTPAWFVEALIERMADPAVRMATPILRCDAETLTNFVTDRQNGRVGGTTAVARADGTALYFSKEVLPFVGSLETPPEVWHHVGVYAYRPEALEAYMSWPEGPLEKAEGLEQLRFLENGVPVTCVPVEGKGRVFWELNNPVDVARIEGVLAKEGIA is encoded by the coding sequence ATGAGCGCGGTCATCTTCATCCCCGCGCGCTATGCCTCGACCCGGTATCCGGGCAAGCCGCTGGTCGAACTGACGGGCGCGACGGGTGAGGCGAAATCGCTGATCCAGCGCAGCTGGGAGGCGGCGAAGGCGGTCAAGGGGGCCGACGCGGTCTATGTGCTGACCGACGACAGCCGTATCGCCGAGGCGGCGCGCGGCTTTGGCGCGGATGTGCTGATGACGTCGGAACACGCGCGCAACGGCACCGAACGCTGTGCCGAGGGCGTTGCGCAACTGCAGCACACCCCCGACTGCGTGGTGAACCTGCAAGGGGACGCGCCGCTGACGCCCGCGTGGTTCGTCGAGGCGCTGATTGAACGGATGGCCGACCCGGCGGTGCGGATGGCCACGCCGATCCTGCGCTGTGATGCCGAGACGCTGACCAATTTCGTGACCGACCGCCAGAACGGCCGCGTTGGCGGCACCACCGCCGTCGCCCGCGCCGATGGCACTGCGCTATATTTCTCCAAGGAAGTGCTGCCCTTCGTCGGATCGCTGGAGACCCCGCCCGAGGTCTGGCACCACGTCGGCGTCTATGCCTATCGCCCCGAGGCGCTGGAGGCCTATATGTCATGGCCCGAGGGGCCGCTGGAAAAGGCCGAGGGGCTGGAACAGCTGCGGTTCCTCGAAAACGGCGTGCCGGTGACCTGTGTTCCGGTCGAGGGCAAAGGCCGGGTATTCTGGGAACTCAACAACCCTGTGGACGTGGCGCGCATCGAAGGCGTGCTGGCAAAGGAAGGCATCGCATGA